The DNA sequence AACGATTGGTCAGATCCACCGGCAACTTCTCACCTTTGGCTAGCATATCGATCATTTTCTTATGCGCGGCATCACGGCCGGTGAGCATTTTCCCAGACAACAATACTGTTTCACCCGGCTTGAGGGACTGGACTTCTTCGGGAGTTACGGTATCCAGGTTCAATCGGCGAACATCTTCACCAACTTCCCAGGTGATGTCCGGCCATTGATCAACATCGGGCGGTGTTTGCAGTGACGGCCCAGTGCCATCCAGTACAAAGTGTGTATGGCGAGTAGCGGCACAGTTCGGAATCATGGCCACCGGCAGAGAAGCTGCGTGCGTTGGGTAATCCTTGATTTTCACATCAACTACAGTGGTCAAACCACCCAGTCCCTGAGCACCAATGCCCAATGCGTTTACTGCATCCATAATTTCCAGACGCAGCTCTTCAATGCGATTTTGCGGTCCACGCTCACGAAGTTCATGAATATCGATTTCATCCATCAGGGATTCTTTGGCTAATACTGCTGCCTTTTCCATGGTGCCACCAATACCGATGCCCAGCATGCCGGGCGGGCACCAACCTGCCCCCATGGTCGGCAGGGTTTTCACTACCCAATCGACAATACTGTCGGACGGGTTGAGCATGACCATTTTCGATTTATTTTCCGAACCACCACCTTTAGCAGCAACGTCCACTTCCACCTTGTCACCCGGAACAATCTGGTAGTGAATAACCGCCGGAGTATTGTCCTTGGTGTTTTTGCGAGCGCCAGCCGGGTCTTGCAGAATTGAAGCACGGAGCACGTTATCCGGATGCAGGTAGGCGCGACGAACACCCTCGTTGATCATGTCATCAACACTCATATCGCCATCCCACTGCACATTCATACCGATCTTGATAAAGACCGTTACGATGCCGGTATCCTGACAGATCGGACGGTGCCCCATGGCACTCATACGGGAATTAATCAGAATTTGTGCCATTGCATCCTTGGCTGCCGGCGACTCCTCTTTCTGATACGCTTCGTAAACAGCATTGATATAGTCGAGCGGGTGGTAGTAAGAGATAAACTGAAGTGCGTCAGCTACGCTGTCAATGAGGTCATCTTGACGAATAATGGTCATTAGAGGTCTCGCGTTTCTTAATAGTTGGCACCAGCCGCTGGACTGGCGACCGGTGCAGATTGTGATACGGAAGAGTTACTGCCTGTGAGCTGTTTACGCAATTGCAACAGCTCCTGATTAATTTGACGGCGGTATGCATCAATTGCTTCTACAGCTTCTTCACTGCTTTTAAGTCGTTTGTCGACATCCTGACGCCAGCGATTGAATGACTGGTCAATGGTATTGAGCTTGTCGGTGGTTTCTCGCAAGCGCTGCTGAACATCTTCCATTTCGACGTTGGCCGCCAGGGTACTGGCGCTGATCTCTGCGAGTTTTTTGCTTGCCAGATCCAGGTTTTTACTAAGTTGGGCTACGGTGTTAACGGATTTTTCAAGCTTTGCAATACGACCGGTATTCTTGGCAGCTGTATCCTTGTTACTGGCGATATCTTTTTTATTGATATCGTAGGAAACGCCCCACAGCTTTTTGATTTCAGCCCAATGCTTACCAAGCTCTTCTTCCTGCTCCTTGATCTTCAACTGCAGTGCCGCACCGGATTTACTGAGCGAATCATCGGTAGACGCAAGGCGAGCCTGCAAATTATCAAAGCTGCTCTGCAATGTAGTTAACTGCTGGTGTTGCTGCCAACCGAACCAGCCCATGGCACCGACCACCAATACCAGCACAATCACCAGAATCTTCCAGGTCCCACCACCATTTCCAGAGGGTTCGGGGCGAGGGCGAGCGGCCGGTTTAGGTGCACCAGCTCTGTTACCGCGGGCACCAATGCGCTCATCCTGATCGGGGACAATACTGTTAAAGCCGTTCTGATCTGCCATAGTCGCTCTCATCGTGATTGTTCGCCAAACGGGTCATTATACACCCCTGTCACTCAATACAAGAGGGTTTGAATGTGGAGATATCCTCAATTCCAATCAGGGCCTGTTAACAGGCTCTAACAAAAAAAAGCCGGCTAAGAAGCCGGCTTTTCGTCGTAGATTGCAATGATGCTTTACAGGCAGCTCAACACAGCCGCCATCACCGCTGCAAGAACGATGCTGGATGTGATAACACCTTTAACAGTTGTCATCGGCCCTTGTTTGCCGCAGATCGCATTAATCTCCAACAGCACTACAATGGCCAGCATAACGTACAGACCGGTGGAAGTACCTTGCGCCATGTCGTAAGGAATGTGCTTGGAACCAAACATACCGAGCAGCATAGGACCGGAGAACAAAGTATTGGTACGTGAAGCCAGCAGGGCCTTGGCACCAGCAGCAGCAGCGTCACCCTCTTTCATGCCCAGGGCAATTTTCTGGTTCGGCCAGATGATACCCCATACGTTCAGGAACATCAGGGTACCCATCAGGGCACCTACGGCGATGTAATTGTTAAAGCCACCACCCAGGGTGTACCACAGGTAAGCACCGGTCAGGAAGGTAAACAGCGCGCCCCAGCGGAACCACCACAGAGCGGCAGGTGCCAGGTGTTTTTTGGCGTCAGCCAGTGCTTCCGGTGTGGCTTTTTTGAAGTAGCCACCCTGGACAAAGTTGAAGTAGTAGAGGAAGCCGATCCAGGTGATACCGAACAGGCCGTGACCCCAACGGGCCAGAAACTCGATAATTTGTTCCATAGCAAAACCCTTTTATTGGTCTGTTTGTAAGTGGTTAGCCACACCCCGATGCCTAGTGATTTGGTTTTTTTATGGGTATGCAGCCTCTGAGCCCCTCCATTTTAGTTGCCTGAACTCTAAAATGAAACGGCTTTTCCATCCTCATTCGAAGCTACATACTTGGAAACCTGGCCCACAGTCCCATAAATTTTATCCAGAGTTCTAAAACTCATCGACCGGCACTGGACAAATATGAATACTTTTCCTTCTCTCAATAAAAGCAGTGGCGACTGACAACCTCAGCCTTTTTTGATGAATTGTTATTAGTGGAGCATCAAATACGTGAAAAGTCACTATGATTGGGTAGAGACTGGAACTAATTAACCTTTGAGATTAAGCAGCTAACCATTTAAATGAGTTTTTCTCTTTCGAGAAAAAAAACCCGGCAATGCCGGGCTTTTTTATAGCTGGAATAGTGAGCGACTTACATCATGCCGCCCATGCCACCCATGCCGCCCATTCCGCCCATGTCCGGAACGGCTGGCTTATCTTCTGGCAGCTCGGCAACCATCGCTTCTGCGGTGATCATCAGGCCGGCAATTGAGCCTGCTGCCTGCAGCGCAGTGCGGGTTACTTTAGCCGGGTCAAGAATGCCCTGCTCGATCATGTCAACGTATTGGCCGGTTCCGGCGTTAAAGCCGAAATTACCTTCACCGGCTTTAATCTTGTCGACAACTACTGAAGCTTCTTCACCAGCGTTCTCACAGATCTGACGCAGCGGGGCTTCCATGGCGCGACGTGCCAGGCGAATACCAACGGTTTGGTCTTCGTTGTCACCGGTCAGGCCTTCGATAGCCTGAACAGCGCGGATCAGTGCAACACCACCGCCTGGTACTACACCTTCTTCAACCGCAGCGCGAGTGGCGTGCAGGGCGTCTTCAACACGGGCTTTCTTCTCTTTCATTTCCACTTCGGTAGCAGCACCAACCTTGATTACCGCAACACCACCAGCCAGCTTGGCTACGCGCTCTTGCAGTTTTTCACGGTCGTAGTCGGAAGAGGTTTCTTCGATTTGGGCGCGAATCTGGTTAACTCGAGCCTGAATGTTCTCGTGGTCACCTGCACCGTCAACGATGGTGGTGTTCTCTTTGCTCATGGTTACGCGCTTGGCTTGGCCCAGATGCTCCAGGGTAGCACTTTCCAGATCCAGACCTACTTCTTCTGAAATTACAGTACCGCCAGTCAGAACGGCGATGTCCTGCAGCATGGCCTTACGACGGTCACCAAAGCCCGGCGCCTTACAGGCAGCTACTTTTACGATGCCGCGCATGTTGTTCACAACCAAAGTGGCCAGTGCTTCGCCTTCAACGTCTTCGGCGATCATCACCAGCGGCTTACCAGACTTGGCAACGGCTTCCAGAACCGGAAGCAATTCGCGAATGTTGGAGATTTTCTTGTCAACCAGCAGGATGAAAGGGCTCTCCATCTCAACGCTCATGTTGTCCTGGTTGTTGATGAAGTACGGAGACAGGTAGCCGCGGTCGAACTGCATACCTTCAACGATGTCCAGCTCGTTTTCCAGGCCGGAACCTTCCTCAACGGTGATAACACCTTCTTTGCCCACTTTTTCCATCGCTTCAGCGATCAGGTCACCAACCACATTGTCGCTGTTGGCAGAGATGGTGCCCACTTGCGCGATAGCTTTGGAGTCGGTGCACGGCTTGGAGATCTTGGCGATTTCAGCAACGGCAGCGGCTACGGCTTTGTCGATACCGCGTTTCAGGTCCATCGGGTTCATACCGGCGGCTACTGACTTGAGGCCTTCGTTGAGGATCGCCTGGGCCAGAACAGTAGAGGTAGTAGTACCGTCACCAGCTTCGTCAGACGCTTTGCTGGCAACTTCTTTTACCATCTGGGCGCCCATATTTTCGAACCTGTCTTTCAATTCGATCTCTTTAGCTACAGATACACCGTCTTTGGTAACGGTCGGCGCACCGAAGCTCTTTTCCAGAACAACGTTACGGCCTTTCGGGCCCAGGGTTACTTTAACGGCGTTCGCCAGGGTGTTTACACCGGCCAACATTTTCTGACGAGCGTCGTCAGCAAATTTTACTTCTTTAGCTGCCATGATTTTCTTTCCTTAATCTGTTGCGTTGTGATTAATCGAGGCTTAAGTCTCAATTACGCCAAAAATTTTTTCTCTTGGCGCCAGGCTTACGCCTCAATGACACCAAAAATTTTTTCTCTTGGCGCCAGGCTTACGCCTCAATGACACCAAAAATTTTTTCTCTTGGCGCCAGGCTTACGCCTCAATGACACCAAAAATTTCATTCTCGCTCATGATGATCAGTTCTTCGCCGTCCACTTTGACGGTGTTGCTGCCGGCGTAAGGGCCAAATACAACCTGATCACCTACTTTCACAGATACTGGGCGAACTTCGCCGTTATCCAGTACTTTGCCCTCACCCACGGCAACTACTTCGCCCTGGTTGGGTTTTTCCTTGGCAGCGCCCGGCAGCAGGATGCCACCAGCAGTTTTCTCTTCCTCTTCCTTGCGGCGAACTACGACGCGGTCGTACAACGGACGAATTTTCATTTCAGCTGTCTCCAACTTTTTCAGAACAATCAAATATTGGTGTATTGCTACATGTGTAGTGCGAGCTGACGCTTCGCGATGTAATGCTAGATGGTGTCGTCTCAAGCGTTTTCAAGGCCGACACCGAAATTTTTAGCCCGGTTATGAGGGCAATGGCTATTTCGGGGCTAAGTAGAGAATTTCAAGGGGATAATCAGCCTGAGAACTCAATCCTCACGACGATAATCCCCCTCCAGAACATTTGAATCATTGCGCGACGACTTG is a window from the Porticoccaceae bacterium LTM1 genome containing:
- a CDS encoding fumarate hydratase; this encodes MTIIRQDDLIDSVADALQFISYYHPLDYINAVYEAYQKEESPAAKDAMAQILINSRMSAMGHRPICQDTGIVTVFIKIGMNVQWDGDMSVDDMINEGVRRAYLHPDNVLRASILQDPAGARKNTKDNTPAVIHYQIVPGDKVEVDVAAKGGGSENKSKMVMLNPSDSIVDWVVKTLPTMGAGWCPPGMLGIGIGGTMEKAAVLAKESLMDEIDIHELRERGPQNRIEELRLEIMDAVNALGIGAQGLGGLTTVVDVKIKDYPTHAASLPVAMIPNCAATRHTHFVLDGTGPSLQTPPDVDQWPDITWEVGEDVRRLNLDTVTPEEVQSLKPGETVLLSGKMLTGRDAAHKKMIDMLAKGEKLPVDLTNRFIYYVGPVDPVEGEVVGPAGPTTATRMDKFTRTMLEQTGLIGMIGKAERGPTAIDAIRDNKAVYLMAVGGAAYLVSKAITNAEVVAFPELGMEAIYEFEVKDMPVTVAVDSTGVSVHQTGPQIWKAKIEEKALQIQN
- a CDS encoding urate hydroxylase PuuD codes for the protein MEQIIEFLARWGHGLFGITWIGFLYYFNFVQGGYFKKATPEALADAKKHLAPAALWWFRWGALFTFLTGAYLWYTLGGGFNNYIAVGALMGTLMFLNVWGIIWPNQKIALGMKEGDAAAAGAKALLASRTNTLFSGPMLLGMFGSKHIPYDMAQGTSTGLYVMLAIVVLLEINAICGKQGPMTTVKGVITSSIVLAAVMAAVLSCL
- the groL gene encoding chaperonin GroEL (60 kDa chaperone family; promotes refolding of misfolded polypeptides especially under stressful conditions; forms two stacked rings of heptamers to form a barrel-shaped 14mer; ends can be capped by GroES; misfolded proteins enter the barrel where they are refolded when GroES binds); translated protein: MAAKEVKFADDARQKMLAGVNTLANAVKVTLGPKGRNVVLEKSFGAPTVTKDGVSVAKEIELKDRFENMGAQMVKEVASKASDEAGDGTTTSTVLAQAILNEGLKSVAAGMNPMDLKRGIDKAVAAAVAEIAKISKPCTDSKAIAQVGTISANSDNVVGDLIAEAMEKVGKEGVITVEEGSGLENELDIVEGMQFDRGYLSPYFINNQDNMSVEMESPFILLVDKKISNIRELLPVLEAVAKSGKPLVMIAEDVEGEALATLVVNNMRGIVKVAACKAPGFGDRRKAMLQDIAVLTGGTVISEEVGLDLESATLEHLGQAKRVTMSKENTTIVDGAGDHENIQARVNQIRAQIEETSSDYDREKLQERVAKLAGGVAVIKVGAATEVEMKEKKARVEDALHATRAAVEEGVVPGGGVALIRAVQAIEGLTGDNEDQTVGIRLARRAMEAPLRQICENAGEEASVVVDKIKAGEGNFGFNAGTGQYVDMIEQGILDPAKVTRTALQAAGSIAGLMITAEAMVAELPEDKPAVPDMGGMGGMGGMGGMM
- a CDS encoding co-chaperone GroES; the encoded protein is MKIRPLYDRVVVRRKEEEEKTAGGILLPGAAKEKPNQGEVVAVGEGKVLDNGEVRPVSVKVGDQVVFGPYAGSNTVKVDGEELIIMSENEIFGVIEA